Proteins encoded by one window of Halorubrum ruber:
- a CDS encoding UPF0175 family protein: MSHPEMAEGDSDLALAVGLYVLGEMTLGEAAEFAEISRQRFRDVLSESAVNCRLGPSNLEDAEYEVQTALDI, from the coding sequence ATGAGCCATCCAGAGATGGCAGAAGGGGATTCTGATCTCGCGCTAGCTGTAGGACTGTATGTCCTCGGCGAAATGACTCTGGGTGAGGCAGCAGAATTCGCAGAGATCTCTCGCCAGCGATTTAGAGATGTACTATCTGAGAGTGCTGTGAACTGCCGACTGGGTCCTAGTAATCTTGAGGATGCTGAGTATGAAGTTCAGACTGCCTTAGATATCTAA
- a CDS encoding DUF7115 domain-containing protein, with protein MSLPELLAATVGDEDVVAEVPLGGDDRLAVTPTRTLVFRGDGLLSDESVDEYGHDVERIEVSTGRRKAKITLGYGLDGDETLSVPSKRVDDVLHPILAGVLSASGVTGPGETVVRTFRFSELTLIVTSERLVKHVGSAVWDAEFEEFHYEDLTGLDFEEGTVATAVVLVHDGRSERFKAPNESARAVRETLADAVCSFHGVDSLEEFRVAAAETEESAPDAEASGTTDFGEGPDPLSASPAADAEADADGPETELDGATGAADPTAESAPSSATDDAADPGAAASQSAESAVESVSESSEANDDDPLGADPLATDASVDDATADPLDDPTATESPDADATDPLDADATEPASAAEGIEQEAGDESASAVNAEALSTDAAGAESATGDPVTDSEVVAPDADADGPVPGDDAFDGSPFESAGVEDADLASEVAALRRTVEAQSERLDRQSALIEQLIEELRRGR; from the coding sequence ATGAGCCTCCCCGAACTGCTCGCGGCGACCGTCGGCGACGAGGACGTCGTCGCCGAGGTGCCGCTGGGCGGCGACGATCGACTCGCGGTCACGCCCACCCGGACCCTCGTCTTCCGCGGCGACGGCCTCCTCTCCGACGAGTCCGTCGACGAGTACGGCCACGACGTCGAGCGGATCGAGGTCTCAACGGGCCGCCGCAAGGCGAAGATCACCCTCGGGTACGGCCTCGACGGCGACGAGACGCTCTCGGTCCCCTCGAAGCGCGTCGACGACGTCCTCCACCCGATTCTCGCGGGCGTCCTCTCGGCGAGCGGCGTCACCGGCCCCGGTGAGACGGTCGTGCGCACCTTCCGCTTCTCGGAGCTCACCCTCATCGTCACCAGCGAGCGGCTGGTCAAACACGTCGGCTCTGCCGTCTGGGACGCCGAGTTCGAGGAGTTCCACTACGAGGACCTCACCGGCCTCGACTTCGAGGAGGGGACCGTCGCCACCGCGGTCGTCCTCGTCCACGACGGCCGCTCGGAGCGGTTCAAGGCCCCGAACGAGTCCGCCCGCGCGGTCCGGGAGACGCTCGCCGACGCGGTGTGTTCGTTCCACGGCGTCGACAGCTTAGAGGAGTTCCGCGTCGCCGCCGCGGAGACCGAGGAGTCGGCGCCGGACGCGGAGGCAAGCGGAACGACCGACTTCGGGGAGGGGCCTGATCCCCTCTCGGCGTCCCCCGCCGCCGACGCGGAGGCCGACGCCGACGGGCCCGAAACGGAACTGGACGGCGCGACCGGCGCCGCCGATCCGACCGCCGAGTCCGCTCCCAGCTCCGCGACCGACGACGCCGCCGACCCGGGCGCCGCGGCGTCGCAGTCGGCCGAGTCGGCTGTCGAGTCGGTTTCCGAGTCGTCGGAAGCCAACGACGACGATCCGCTGGGCGCGGACCCCCTCGCAACGGACGCGAGCGTCGACGACGCGACGGCGGACCCCCTCGACGACCCGACCGCGACGGAGTCTCCGGACGCGGACGCGACGGACCCGCTCGACGCGGACGCGACCGAGCCCGCGTCGGCCGCCGAGGGGATCGAACAGGAGGCCGGAGACGAGTCCGCGTCCGCGGTCAACGCTGAGGCGCTCTCGACGGACGCCGCCGGCGCCGAGTCGGCGACCGGAGACCCAGTCACCGACTCCGAGGTCGTCGCGCCCGACGCCGACGCCGACGGTCCCGTTCCCGGGGACGACGCGTTCGACGGGTCGCCGTTCGAGAGCGCCGGCGTCGAGGACGCTGACCTCGCGAGCGAGGTCGCCGCGCTGCGGCGCACCGTCGAGGCGCAGTCCGAGCGGCTCGACCGGCAGTCGGCGCTCATCGAACAGCTGATCGAGGAGCTTCGCCGGGGTCGGTGA
- a CDS encoding mechanosensitive ion channel family protein: protein MISGLGARVGAVLSDVSSTEGRLAVTAAIALGTLAVGWLLLPKAVRAGERTASGWVERLVDDRLAESTEGAIETFRDGVPSSFLLRLAVGILQIALFALAGVAVLTLWGQFGLVIAVLPVAEDALTVGAQVVVSAVLLGGAYVVSDVIEAYVADLSADSDRITAHQEQLLTRLAQVGLLVLAGITVLGVWGVNLGGLLVGAGFLGIVLGMAARQTLGSMLAGFVLMFSRPFEIGDWVEIGDEEGFVTDITIMNTHMRNFDGEYVVVPNDIVGNQAITNRSREGRLRIHMEVGIGYDDDPDEAAGIAEDVLSGIDTIANNPEPYAIPSGFGDSAILLDLRFWIDPPTPQARWRSKATAVEEIQDRFADAGISIPYPQRTVTYPPETAEADETVERVERADEPVDGRPSDGSV, encoded by the coding sequence GTGATCAGCGGACTGGGCGCCCGGGTCGGCGCGGTGTTGAGCGACGTCTCGAGCACGGAGGGGCGACTGGCGGTCACCGCCGCCATCGCCCTCGGGACGCTCGCGGTCGGGTGGCTACTGTTACCGAAGGCTGTCCGCGCCGGCGAGCGGACGGCCTCGGGCTGGGTCGAGCGGCTCGTCGACGATCGCCTGGCGGAGTCGACCGAGGGCGCCATCGAGACGTTCCGCGACGGCGTCCCGTCGTCGTTCCTCCTGCGGCTCGCGGTCGGAATCCTACAGATCGCGCTGTTCGCGCTCGCGGGCGTCGCAGTACTGACGCTGTGGGGACAGTTCGGACTCGTGATCGCGGTGTTACCCGTCGCCGAGGACGCCCTCACGGTCGGCGCGCAGGTCGTCGTCTCGGCGGTGTTGCTCGGCGGCGCCTACGTCGTCAGCGACGTGATCGAGGCGTACGTCGCCGACCTGTCGGCCGACAGCGACCGGATCACCGCCCACCAGGAACAGCTCCTCACCCGGCTCGCGCAGGTCGGCCTGCTCGTACTTGCCGGCATCACCGTCCTCGGGGTCTGGGGCGTGAACCTCGGCGGCCTCCTCGTCGGCGCCGGCTTCCTCGGGATCGTCCTCGGGATGGCGGCCCGGCAGACGCTGGGCTCGATGCTCGCCGGCTTCGTGTTGATGTTCTCGCGGCCGTTCGAGATCGGCGACTGGGTGGAGATCGGCGACGAGGAGGGGTTCGTCACCGACATCACGATCATGAACACCCACATGCGGAACTTCGACGGGGAGTACGTCGTGGTGCCCAACGACATCGTCGGCAACCAGGCGATCACGAACCGGAGCCGCGAGGGGCGCCTCCGGATCCATATGGAGGTGGGGATCGGGTACGACGACGACCCCGACGAGGCGGCCGGGATCGCGGAGGACGTCCTCTCCGGGATCGACACGATCGCGAACAACCCCGAGCCGTACGCGATCCCGTCCGGGTTCGGTGACTCCGCGATCCTCCTCGACCTCCGGTTCTGGATCGACCCGCCGACCCCGCAGGCGCGGTGGCGCTCGAAGGCGACCGCGGTCGAGGAGATACAGGACCGCTTCGCCGACGCCGGCATCTCGATCCCCTACCCGCAGCGGACCGTCACGTACCCGCCCGAGACGGCGGAAGCGGACGAGACCGTCGAGCGCGTCGAACGGGCCGACGAGCCGGTCGACGGCCGCCCGAGTGACGGCTCGGTCTGA